A portion of the Chlamydia avium 10DC88 genome contains these proteins:
- the sufC gene encoding Fe-S cluster assembly ATPase SufC: MLRIQNLHVCCEDVKILDNFNIHMCPGELHIIMGPNGVGKSTLAKVLSGDESVSIISGNIYLSGQDILEKSPEERAQSGLFIGFQQPPEIPGVNNRRFLKDAYNACKRSRKEEEISDASFDMLLSSISETYEFPLLDQFLERNVNEGFSGGERKKNEIWQMLVLEPEMVVLDEPDSGLDVVALRSMCRVIEKYRELHPRSTLCIVTHNPKLGNLLHPDYVHILLEGNIACSGGVALMRALESQSYHEVLQDFSGGIC, from the coding sequence ATGCTACGTATACAAAACTTACACGTGTGTTGTGAGGATGTTAAAATTTTAGATAATTTTAATATTCACATGTGTCCAGGGGAGCTTCATATAATTATGGGGCCAAATGGAGTGGGGAAATCTACTTTAGCTAAAGTCCTCTCAGGAGACGAAAGTGTATCGATTATTTCGGGAAATATTTATCTTTCAGGTCAGGATATCTTGGAAAAGTCTCCTGAAGAGCGTGCCCAATCTGGATTGTTTATTGGTTTTCAGCAACCTCCTGAAATTCCAGGAGTAAATAATCGTCGATTTCTGAAGGATGCATACAATGCATGTAAGCGTTCCCGTAAGGAAGAAGAAATATCTGATGCATCTTTTGATATGTTGTTATCCTCTATTTCTGAAACCTATGAATTTCCTCTATTAGATCAGTTTTTAGAAAGAAATGTTAATGAAGGGTTTTCTGGTGGTGAAAGAAAGAAAAATGAAATTTGGCAAATGCTTGTTTTAGAGCCGGAAATGGTAGTCCTTGATGAACCGGATTCTGGTTTAGATGTTGTTGCTTTACGATCTATGTGTAGAGTAATTGAAAAATATCGCGAGCTTCACCCTAGAAGTACACTGTGTATAGTTACGCATAATCCTAAGCTAGGGAATCTTCTTCATCCTGATTATGTTCATATTCTATTGGAAGGAAATATAGCATGTTCTGGGGGAGTAGCTCTGATGCGGGCATTAGAAAGTCAAAGTTATCATGAAGTGCTTCAAGACTTTTCGGGGGGAATATGTTAG
- a CDS encoding SufD family Fe-S cluster assembly protein produces the protein MLGLLEHSSLVGKDSSVHQAIRECCCRHADSEGFKNVFRWFPWLKNMSSSPEKYYLAHGASEVSKQQWLHHKHSLSAECILINGKYEASLSQLPDGVLGMSLGEAQAVFSNLLRKYDVGDQPLAFFNAVCSHDFGVVLYVPEDMQMNETLCIRHVCFPLSHDDRVIYSPKIVVIVGKRASCQIQISHHTERSSGVMESFSVVNGVTEIFVSEEAEVMLTMSPKYIHEERVSWSHSVTVEERGAYSVHYDLLADVHGVGWFDNNFSLVGDHAYGETLVSILSPKQTWMRNQMYHDAASTTSQQLIKSILYSGNFSFEGGIHISSRGMFSDAHQKHDTLLLGDQASVTTFPRLEILTDDVKASHGATVGPLDLQQIFYMRSRGMTYEEAQKKLVQGFLIMHPSLKFFPKLVAQQQQDENGRTSIDTM, from the coding sequence ATGTTAGGTTTATTAGAGCACAGTTCTCTTGTTGGAAAAGATTCTTCTGTACATCAAGCTATTCGGGAATGTTGTTGTCGACACGCAGATTCTGAGGGTTTCAAAAATGTGTTTCGTTGGTTCCCTTGGCTAAAGAATATGTCGTCATCACCGGAGAAGTACTATCTAGCTCATGGAGCTTCGGAAGTATCAAAACAACAATGGTTACATCATAAACACTCTTTATCTGCAGAGTGTATATTGATTAATGGAAAGTACGAGGCATCACTCTCTCAGCTGCCTGACGGGGTTTTGGGTATGTCATTGGGGGAAGCTCAAGCAGTGTTTTCTAATTTACTTCGTAAGTATGACGTTGGTGATCAACCTTTGGCTTTTTTTAATGCTGTTTGTTCTCATGATTTTGGTGTTGTGCTTTATGTTCCTGAAGATATGCAGATGAATGAGACACTATGTATTCGCCATGTGTGTTTCCCACTATCTCATGATGATAGAGTGATTTATTCTCCAAAAATTGTTGTAATTGTAGGGAAACGAGCAAGCTGTCAAATTCAGATATCGCATCATACAGAGCGCAGTAGCGGGGTTATGGAGAGTTTTTCTGTTGTAAATGGTGTGACGGAAATCTTTGTATCTGAAGAAGCAGAAGTTATGCTAACTATGAGCCCTAAATATATACATGAGGAGAGGGTAAGCTGGTCTCACTCAGTTACTGTAGAGGAACGGGGAGCCTATTCTGTGCATTATGATCTTCTAGCAGATGTCCATGGTGTAGGTTGGTTTGATAATAATTTTTCTTTAGTCGGGGATCATGCTTATGGAGAGACTTTAGTTTCTATTCTTTCTCCTAAACAGACGTGGATGCGGAATCAGATGTATCATGATGCTGCGTCAACTACGTCTCAGCAGTTGATTAAATCTATTTTATATTCTGGTAATTTTTCTTTTGAGGGAGGGATTCATATATCGTCTCGAGGAATGTTTTCTGATGCACATCAAAAACATGATACTTTATTACTTGGTGACCAAGCTTCTGTAACGACGTTCCCGAGATTAGAAATTCTTACTGATGATGTAAAGGCTTCTCATGGAGCTACAGTAGGGCCTTTAGATTTACAGCAGATATTTTATATGCGATCGCGAGGCATGACTTATGAAGAGGCTCAGAAAAAACTAGTTCAGGGATTTTTAATAATGCATCCTTCTTTAAAATTCTTTCCTAAGCTTGTAGCTCAACAACAACAAGATGAGAATGGGAGAACGAGTATTGACACTATGTAG